The following proteins are co-located in the Sporosarcina pasteurii genome:
- the prsW gene encoding glutamic-type intramembrane protease PrsW: MFILLTLAIAPGLALFSYFYLRKQIAKEPSRTLLHTFVYGAVMTFPILFIQHVFEEENIFSHVFFRNVVFTSGLEEFFKWLLLLLTIYRHVEFEDAYDGILYGASISLGFATVENILYLLTYGTDIAFMRALLPVSSHALFGVVMGYYIGKAKFDESNKTLLLFLALLAPYLLHFIYNGIFLVRKFSLYMMIPFMLFLWWFGLTRVKNAHIHAMHQFRSKANIE, translated from the coding sequence ATGTTCATATTATTAACTTTGGCAATTGCACCCGGATTGGCTTTATTTAGTTATTTTTATTTACGTAAGCAAATTGCCAAAGAACCATCCCGTACATTGCTTCATACTTTTGTGTATGGGGCGGTTATGACTTTCCCTATACTATTTATCCAGCATGTGTTTGAGGAAGAAAATATATTCTCTCATGTTTTTTTTCGTAATGTTGTATTTACGAGTGGATTAGAAGAGTTTTTTAAATGGCTCTTATTATTGCTAACTATTTATCGTCATGTTGAATTTGAAGATGCTTATGATGGAATTTTATATGGAGCGAGCATTTCATTAGGATTTGCGACAGTTGAAAATATTTTATATTTACTTACATACGGTACAGACATTGCGTTCATGCGTGCACTTCTTCCTGTCTCAAGTCATGCGTTATTTGGCGTAGTGATGGGGTATTACATTGGAAAAGCTAAATTCGATGAATCTAATAAGACACTTCTGTTATTCTTAGCACTTCTTGCTCCCTACTTACTTCACTTTATCTATAACGGAATCTTTTTAGTTCGTAAATTTTCACTATACATGATGATTCCATTTATGCTATTTCTTTGGTGGTTTGGTCTCACAAGAGTAAAAAATGCGCATATCCATGCAATGCATCAGTTTCGGTCGAAAGCGAATATTGAATAA